The following proteins are co-located in the Solenopsis invicta isolate M01_SB chromosome 7, UNIL_Sinv_3.0, whole genome shotgun sequence genome:
- the LOC105193961 gene encoding chymotrypsin-1-like: protein MKLLSCIVIALAVVGVYGDEPEKLVNAIPSSINEYPHCVSMRNRGQHMCGGSIIGPKHVLTAAHCVQNLPSSVTIVSGTSLLNQGGESHRIEKVFAHENYNPYDPSGRGPYDIALIKLLDPITFNSQQKPIALPTSDIMKNDAVTIAAWGSTGLGQRVHNDLRKLMMNAMLPGECQRLHGTAMKVAQSELCTLTSYGTGLCHGDSGSGLVRNKDNCIIGLVSGGRPCARGYPDIFTNVWHYKSWIENKMLY from the exons ATGAAGCTGCTATCGTGTATCGTGATCGCATTGGCGGTCGTAG GTGTTTATGGAGATGAACCAGAGAAGTTAGTAAATGCCATACCTTCTTCTATAAATGAATATCCACATTGTGTCTCCATGAGAAACCGCGGCCAGCACATGTGCGGCGGCAGCATAATTGGTCCGAAACACGTTTTAACTGCCGCTCATTGCGTGCAGAATTTGCCATCATCTGTCACCATTGTTAGTGGGACGAGCCTTCTCAATCAAGGTGGAGAAAGTCATAGAATAGAAAAAGTGTTTGCCCACGAAAATTATAATCCCTACGATCCTTCGGGTAGAGGCCCTTATGACATCGCTCTGATAAAG ctgcTGGACCCCATCACATTTAACTCACAACAAAAGCCAATTGCGCTCCCAACAAGTGATATAATGAAGAATGATGCCGTTACGATTGCTGCCTGGGGTTCTACAGGTCTCGGACAACGAGTTCATAACGACTTACGAAAGTTGATGATGAACGCCATGCTTCCGGGTGAATGCCAGCGACTTCACGGAACCGCGATGAAAGTTGCCCAGAGCGAACTCTGTACACTTACCTCCTACGGAACTGGATTATGCCAT GGTGACAGCGGTAGCGGATTGGTTCGAAACAAAGACAATTGTATTATTGGTCTGGTTTCTGGTGGAAGACCATGTGCCAGGGGTTATCCGGATATATTCACCAATGTCTGGCATTATAAATCTTGGATcgaaaacaaaatgttatactaa
- the LOC120358273 gene encoding chymotrypsin-1-like, which produces MIIIPIILRVEALMISLKEPIPFNSVQQSIPVSTSNDAVTIAAWQFYGFGESIHDGLQKLHAQTIPPEECQKYHENIMLVDKSEVCTLIIRGKESCQGDSGSGLILDKDRRLIWFLVENHALRV; this is translated from the exons ATGATTATAATCCCAATCATCCTGCGAGTAGAGGCCCTTATGATATCG ctgAAAGAGCCTATTCCATTTAATTCAGTACAACAATCAATTCCCGTCTCTACAAGTAATGATGCTGTTACGATTGCTGCCTGGCAATTCTATGGCTTCGGAGAAAGCATTCATGACGGCTTACAAAAATTGCACGCACAAACCATACCTCCGGAAGAATgccagaaatatcacgaaaataTTATGCTCGTTGACAAGAGCGAGGTGTGTACACTTATCATACGCGGAAAGGAATCATGCCAG GGTGACAGCGGTAGCGGACTGATTTTAGATAAAGATAGACGTCTCATCTGGTTTCTGGTGGAAAACCATGCGCTACGAGTGTAG
- the LOC105193960 gene encoding odorant receptor 49b: MDVSKYSAYDDYKWAVGINQVILTLCGIWPKNNETKQEKLLSNIRVILMLNILICGCFIPTIHSLFKIWGDIMCMIDNMQYTLPLFIILIKLSTMWIRKKDILLLLNMIKDDWLKPKKIKERDVMKKRARLARIFTIFGYFMMLVSYILVVVLPIFGISMRYLTNKTDPDKLTPLQSYYIYDKNKSPFFEVSYIMQSLGLMVAGVTYSSVDSFFGLLVFHVCGQLENLKMRIIHLDKFKNFEIALSHSVQDHIRLIRFINMIDDIFTLMLLSVLLYFGIVFACYGFLLGTMVNQGRNLPVPRLILIILASVNSFAHTCLYCAVGEILVTQCEGVYEAACKYKWYNLDPKKTKSLMMIMIRANKPSYLSAGKLFPMTMSTFCNMIKTSGGYISVLLAHRE, translated from the exons ATGGATGTTTCGAAGTATTCGGCATATGACG ATTATAAATGGGCTGTCGGAATAAATCAAGTTATCTTAACACTGTGTGGTATTTGGCCAAAAAACAACGAAACTAAACAGGAAAAATTGTTATCCAATATACGTGTAATtcttatgttaaatattttaatctgtgGCTGCTTCATTCCAACTATACattctttgtttaaaatttgGGGTGATATAATGTGCATGATTGATAACATGCAATATACTTTAccactttttataatattaataaaactttctacTATGTGGATCAGAAAAAAAG ATATTTTACTGCTTTTAAACATGATTAAGGATGATTGGTTGAAaccaaaaaagataaaagagagagaTGTTATGAAAAAACGCGCGCGACTAGCacgtatatttacaatattcgGATATTTCATGATGTTGGTGTCTTACATTTTGGTTGTGGTTCTTCCTATTTTTGGTATTTCAATGAGATATTTAACGAATAAAACGGATCCAGACAAATTAACGCCGCTACAAtcgtattatatttatgataagaaCAAAAGCCCATTTTTCGAAGTATCTTATATTATGCAGAGTCTTGGTTTGATGGTGGCTGGCGTTACATACAGTAGTGTAGATAGTTTCTTCGGTTTGCTAGTTTTTCATGTGTGTGGTCAACTAGAAAATCTCAAGATGCGAATCATCCACTTggataagtttaaaaatttcgaGATTGCTCTATCCCACAGCGTACAGGATCATATACGTCTTATTAG atttattaatatgattgatgatatatttactttaatgcTACTTAGTGTGCTATTGTACTTTGGCATTGTATTTGCATGTTACGGTTTTCTACTAGGTACT atggTGAATCAAGGTCGCAATCTGCCAGTAccacgtttaattttaattatattggcATCAGTTAATTCATTTGCACACACATGTCTCTATTGCGCTGTAGGAGAAATTTTAGTCACACAA TGCGAAGGAGTTTACGAAGCCGCATGCAAGTACAAATGGTACAATTTGGATCCAAAGAAAACAAAGAGcttaatgatgataatgattcGAGCCAACAAACCGTCGTATCTTAGCGCAGGAAAATTGTTTCCTATGACGATGTCTACATTTTGTAAC atgatAAAAACATCGGGCGGTTATATATCAGTTTTACTGGCACATCgagaataa